A genome region from Tenebrio molitor chromosome 4, icTenMoli1.1, whole genome shotgun sequence includes the following:
- the LOC138129373 gene encoding cytochrome P450 6a2-like — translation MGVFVQDSWTEILLIITTLVVIVTNYFRTSYKYWASKGVPTIPPRFPLGNTNIILPKGFSVGTLSKKFYDELKRNGHKFGGVYLVTEPNLVVVDPEYIKDILCKDFQHFVDRGTYYNEKDDPISAHLFAIDGLAWKNLRVKLTPTFTSGKMKTMFHTVVQCCEYMKDAIDSQRGADINIKEMLGKFTTDVIGTCAFGIECNSFKYPDAEFRKMGKRIFYYDLWRSIRAFFLMNLPTLSKRMNLSVNNHDIQEFFTRIVAETVKMREVKGIRRNDFLQILIDMRESTGFNLDDIAAQVFLFFIAGFETSSTAMNFGLYELARHPDVQKKLREEICQLLDKSDGQITYESLGEMKYLDQVFNETLRMYPPLVTLNRRCVKDYTLRDTGVVIEKGTPVLISTLGLHMDPEHYPEPETFDPERFNEQNKQQRHSFTHLPFGDGPRNCIGLRFGMMQSKIGIATVVKNFKLSVSPATKPIQFDPYTFLLKSTNEVYLRAERVGE, via the exons ATGGGCGTCTTCGTACAAGACTCCTGGACGGAGATTCTCCTCATTATAACAACTCTTGTGGTGATTGTGACAAATTACTTCCGCACCTCTTACAAGTACTGGGCGAGTAAGGGTGTCCCCACGATTCCACCTCGATTTCCATTGGGCAACACCAACATTATACTCCCCAAAGGGTTCTCAGTCGGCACCCTCAGTAAGAAGTTCTACGACGAACTGAAACGCAACGGCCACAAATTCGGGGGTGTGTATCTAGTCACTGAACCAAATCTCGTGGTGGTGGACCCGGAGTACATCAAAGACATCTTGTGCAAAGACTTCCAACACTTTGTCGATCGAGGGACGTACTACAACGAGAAAGACGACCCGATCAGCGCCCACCTCTTCGCCATCGACGGCCTCGCCTGGAAGAATCTGCGAGTGAAGCTCACCCCGACCTTCACCTCAGGCAAGATGAAGACGATGTTCCACACAGTGGTGCAGTGTTGCGAGTACATGAAAGACGCCATCGACTCTCAACGAGGCGCAGACATAAACATCAAAGAAATGTTGGGGAAGTTTACCACGGATGTAATCGGTACTTGTGCGTTTGGTATCGAGTGCAACAGCTTCAAATACCCAGATGCCGAGTTCCGCAAGATGGGGAAGAGAATCTTCTACTATGACTTGTGGAGATCTATTAGAGCTTTCTTCCTGATGAACCTTCCAACCCTGTCGAAACGGATGAATCTGAGCGTGAACAACCACGACATACAAGAGTTCTTCACGAGGATTGTCGCCGAAACTGTGAAGATGCGAGAGGTGAAGGGAATCAGACGCAACGACTTCCTGCAGATCTTGATCGACATGAGAGAGTCCACGGGGTTCAATCTGGACGATATTGCGGCTCAagtgtttctattttttattgctgGCTTCGAAACGAGCTCCACAGCGATGAATTTTGGACTGTACGAACTCGCCAGACATCCGGACGTCCAGAAGAAGCTCCGAGAAGAGATTTGCCAATTGTTGGACAAGTCTGACGGTCAAATCACTTACGAGAGTCTCGGGGAGATGAAGTACTTGGACCAAGTGTTCAACG AGACTCTGAGGATGTACCCTCCTCTGGTGACCCTCAATCGGCGATGCGTCAAAGACTACACCCTCCGAGACACCGGCGTAGTCATAGAAAAAGGTACTCCGGTACTGATCTCGACGCTAGGTCTCCACATGGACCCGGAGCATTATCCCGAACCAGAAACCTTCGATCCGGAGAGATTCAACGAACAGAACAAGCAACAAAGACACTCTTTCACCCATTTACCCTTTGGGGACGGTCCCAGGAATTGCATAG GTCTTCGTTTTGGGATGATGCAATCGAAGATTGGAATCGCTACTGTCGTCaagaatttcaaattgtctgTTAGTCCCGCTACGAAACCGATACAGTTTGATCCCTACACCTTTCTTCTGAAGAGTACCAACGAAGTTTATTTGAGGGCAGAAAGGGTGGGAGAATAA
- the LOC138128236 gene encoding uncharacterized protein, giving the protein MYAFLSFLVKLLSVVVSLVVVGVTYIKWSHQYWSRRNIPFLPPSVPFGNLQSPLKKTYSIGFHIKNIYDEARRRGLKHCGLYFFASPVYLLVDLEYLKNVMVRDFQHFVDRGMYYNEKSDPISAHLFAIGGNRWKNLRTKLTPTFTSGKLKTMFPTLIECVGLLLNAMEKESVQIDVKELLGRFTTDIIGSCAFGLDCNTIQDEDSPFRIYGKKVFTSTRLRMLKMTLASSFPTLGRLLGIRQVSSDISDFFTKIVKDTIEYREKNNFTRPDFMQLLIDLKKENENYTLSIDEVVAQSFIFFLAGFETSSTTMTFTLYELAKNEEIQEKLRDEIFTVLDKHNGEITYEGVAEMKYLNQVIDESLRKYPPIPFITRTCVKDYNIPDTDAVLEKGRRVLVPILGVHHDEEYYPDPHRFDPDRFNEENKRARNQYSYIPFGEGPRTCIGMRFGLMQTKVGLVALLRKYRFTVNPKTRDPLKMSSRSFILTADGGIWLDSQKIWSLHNMGVLIQDSWFEILLIFSVVIAGLTNYFHNCYQYWTRKGVATITPRFPWGNANTFLPQGLVIGTLSKKFYDEFKQKGLKFGGVYILTRPNLLLVDPEYIKDVINKDFNSFGERGVYHNAKDDSLSVNLFTMDYQEWRNLRIKLTSTFTSGKIKIMFQSVVRCSDYMVQAMETSLGEDLDIKEVASRFSIDVIGSCIFGIECNSFQSPDAEFPRMGKRIFDFDSWRSFKVIFSMTHPRLSRYLGVTVNNHDVQLFFRRIVKDTVIAREENGVTRSDFLQILMNMRKSTYLTLDEIAAQAFVFFTGGFESTSLTVTSALYELAKNPEMQDKLRAEILDKCGGEEMTYESLSEMKYLAQVLEETLRKYPPVPTLTRRCTKDYTLRGTDVVAEKGTQVYVSILGMHRDPEYYPDPEKFDPERFNDDNKKSRLSFTYLPFGDGPRNCIGVRFGAMQTKIGIATIVKNFRVSVCPKTKPIEFNPYSFLLKTVNKVYLKAERVS; this is encoded by the exons ATGTACGCCTTCTTGTCCTTCTTGGTGAAGCTGCTCTCGGTCGTGGTCTCCCTGGTCGTGGTGGGCGTGACCTACATAAAATGGTCCCATCAGTACTGGTCGCGTCGCAACATCCCTTTCCTACCACCGTCGGTACCTTTCGGCAACCTGCAGAGCCCCCTGAAGAAGACCTACTCGATCGGCTTCCACATCAAGAACATCTACGACGAGGCGAGGAGACGAGGTTTGAAGCACTGCGGTCTCTATTTCTTCGCCAGTCCGGTCTACCTGCTCGTCGACTTGGAGTACCTGAAGAACGTGATGGTCCGCGACTTCCAGCACTTCGTCGATCGCGGCATGTACTACAACGAGAAGAGCGACCCCATCAGCGCCCACCTCTTCGCAATTGGTGGTAATCGCTGGAAGAATCTCCGCACGAAACTCACCCCCACGTTCACTTCCGGTAAGTTGAAGACCATGTTCCCCACGCTCATAGAGTGTGTGGGGTTGTTGCTCAACGCCATGGAGAAGGAGTCGGTGCAGATCGACGTGAAAGAGCTTCTGGGGCGCTTCACCACGGACATCATCGGTTCTTGTGCGTTCGGGCTGGATTGCAACACCATCCAAGACGAAGACTCGCCCTTCAGGATCTACGGCAAGAAAGTCTTCACTTCGACGAGGTTGAGGATGTTAAAGATGACTCTGGCGTCGAGTTTTCCTACTCTCGGGAGACTACTAGGCATCAGACAGGTCTCTAGCGACATTTCGGACTTCTTCACGAAGATAGTCAAAGACACGATAGAGTACCGGGAGAAGAACAACTTCACCAGACCCGACTTCATGCAGTTGTTGATTGATCTGAAGAAAGAGAACGAAAATTACACTCTCAGCATCGACGAAGTCGTCGCCCAAAGCTTCATCTTCTTCTTGGCCGGATTCGAGACTTCGTCCACCACCATGACCTTCACTCTCTACGAGCTGGCCAAAAACGAAGAAATCCAAGAGAAGCTAAGAGACgagattttcacagttttgGACAAGCACAATGGGGAGATCACCTACGAAGGAGTCGCCGAGATGAAGTACCTCAATCAAGTGATCGACG AAAGCCTGAGAAAGTACCCACCGATACCTTTCATCACTAGGACCTGCGTCAAAGACTACAACATCCCCGACACCGACGCAGTACTCGAGAAAGGGCGACGAGTGTTGGTACCGATCTTGGGAGTGCACCATGACGAAGAGTACTACCCTGATCCGCACAGGTTTGATCCGGATCGCttcaatgaagaaaataaaagagCGAGGAACCAGTACTCGTACATTCCATTCGGAGAGGGTCCAAGAACTTGCATCG GGATGAGATTCGGCTTGATGCAGACTAAAGTGGGGCTGGTTGCTTTGTTGCGAAAGTACCGATTCACAGTCAATCCCAAAACCAGAGACCCTCTGAAGATGTCCTCGAGGTCGTTCATTTTGACCGCTGACGGTGGAATTTGGTTGGACTCTCAGAAGATA TGGTCCTTGCACAACATGGGTGTCCTCATCCAAGACTCTTGGTTCGAAATCTTGCTCATCTTCAGTGTGGTCATCGCCGGACTAACCAATTACTTCCACAACTGTTACCAGTACTGGACCAGGAAGGGTGTCGCCACCATCACTCCTCGCTTCCCTTGGGGCAACGCCAACACGTTTTTGCCGCAAGGTTTAGTGATCGGCACCCTCTCCAAGAAGTTCTACGATGAATTCAAGCAAAAGGGACTGAAGTTTGGAGGTGTGTACATCTTGACTCGACCCAATCTCTTATTGGTCGATCCGGAGTACATCAAAGATGTCATCAACAAAGACTTCAACAGTTTTGGAGAACGGGGAGTGTACCACAACGCCAAAGACGACTCTCTTAGTGTCAACCTCTTCACTATGGACTACCAAGAGTGGAGGAATCTTCGGATTAAACTCACCTCCACGTTCACGTCGGGCAAGATAAAGATCATGTTCCAGTCGGTGGTGCGGTGTAGTGACTACATGGTACAAGCAATGGAGACAAGTTTGGGCGAAGATTTGGACATCAAAGAGGTCGCCAGTCGGTTCTCGATCGACGTCATCGGTTCTTGCATCTTCGGCATCGAGTGCAACAGTTTCCAGTCCCCAGATGCCGAGTTTCCAAGAATGGGGAAGAGAATCTTCGATTTTGACTCTTGGAGGTCCTTCAAAGTGATCTTCTCGATGACCCACCCGCGACTGTCGAGGTATCTGGGCGTGACTGTGAACAACCACGACGTCCAACTCTTCTTCAGGAGAATCGTCAAAGACACAGTGATAGCGCGGGAAGAAAACGGTGTCACACGTTCAGACTTCTTGCAGATTTTGATGAACATGAGGAAGTCGACGTATCTGACTCTGGACGAGATAGCGGCGCAAGCTTTTGTTTTCTTCACTGGCGGGTTCGAGTCCACTTCTTTGACCGTCACCTCAGCACTCTACGAACTAGCCAAGAATCCAGAAATGCAAGACAAGCTGAGAGCTGAAATTTTGGACAAGTGTGGAGGTGAAGAGATGACCTACGAGAGTCTCTCAGAGATGAAGTATTTGGCGCAAGTGCTTGAAG AGACGCTGAGGAAGTACCCACCAGTACCTACCTTAACTCGCCGCTGCACCAAAGACTACACTCTCAGAGGAACTGATGTGGTGGCCGAGAAAGGGACTCAGGTTTACGTCTCGATTCTTGGCATGCACAGAGACCCGGAGTACTACCCCGACCCGGAGAAATTCGATCCGGAGAGGTTCAACGACGACAACAAGAAGAGCAGACTGTCTTTCACGTACTTGCCTTTTGGAGATGGCCCCAGGAACTGCATAG GTGTTCGTTTTGGAGCGATGCAAACCAAAATCGGAATCGCCACCATCGTCAAGAACTTCCGAGTGAGCGTCTGCCCCAAGACCAAGCCCATCGAGTTCAACCCCTACAGTTTTCTCCTGAAGACTGTCAACAAAGTTTATCTGAAGGCTGAAAGAGTATCATAA
- the LOC138129371 gene encoding cytochrome P450 6A1-like — protein sequence MLISESLGGDLVAISVAILTVVVAYYKWTYQYWRRRNFPYLEPRIPFGNTDNPFSPKENAGIRVKRHYDMMRAKGWKHGGLYSLLKPSYLALDLECVKNIMTKDFQYFTDRGLYYNEKVDPLSAHLFAIGGQKWRNLRTKLSSTFTSGKMKMMYQTLVDCEPNLLQKIENDRVAKVPTDIKEALGCFTTDIIGSVAFGLECNTFAEENSPFRKYGRKVFTLNTLRLLKITLISSFPNAAKNLGVVQTPKDVSKFFINLVKDTVSYRENNNYTRKDFLQLLIDLKNNKLAEDEGYKHDGNTLSIEEIAAQSFVFFIAGFETSSTTMTFALYELSKHPELQDKVREEVNTVLAKHEGKITYDAIQEMKYMDQVINETLRKYPAVPLLTRKCVRDYKIPGEDLIIEKGTTILISILGIHYDKEYYSDPEKFDPERFTEENKNSRHHYAHLPFGEGPRMCIGMRFGLMQSKMGLSSLLKNYKFTVNKKTIEPLKMKVKSFIPTAEGEIWLDAEKI from the exons ATGTTAATCAGCGAGTCGCTTGGCGGCGACTTGGTCGCCATAAGCGTCGCCATTTTGACTGTTGTGGTGGCGTACTACAAATGGACTTATCAGTACTGGCGCCGCCGAAATTTTCCCTACTTGGAGCCACGAATTCCCTTCGGAAACACTGACAATCCCTTCAGTCCCAAAGAAAACGCCGGGATTAGAGTGAAACGTCACTATGACATGATGAGAGCGAAGGGGTGGAAACACGGAGGGTTGTACTCGTTGTTGAAGCCTAGTTATCTAGCGCTGGACCTGGAGTGCGTCAAGAACATCATGACCAAAGACTTCCAGTACTTCACAGATCGAGGACTTTACTACAACGAGAAAGTTGACCCATTGAGTGCACACCTGTTCGCTATTGGAGGACAGAAGTGGAGGAATTTGAGAACCAAGTTGAGTTCTACTTTCACTTCAGGCAAGATGAAGATGATGTACCAGACTCTGGTAGATTGCGAACCTAATCTGTtgcaaaaaatcgaaaatgataGAGTGGCGAAGGTCCCAACTGATATTAAAGAGGCTCTGGGGTGCTTCACTACTGACATCATCGGTTCTGTTGCGTTTGGGCTTGAGTGCAACACGTTTGCTGAAGAGAATTCGCCTTTCAGAAAGTACGGTCGCAAGGTTTTCACTTTGAATACACTCCGTTTGCTCAAAATAACTTTGATATCAAGTTTCCCCAACGCTGCCAAGAATTTGGGAGTAGTCCAGACTCCCAAAGACGTCTCCAAAttcttcattaatttagtCAAAGATACTGTCAGTTATCGAGAGAACAACAATTACACCCGCAAGGACTTTCTCCAGTTGTTGATCGATCTCAAGAATAATAAACTTGCGGAGGACGAAGGCTACAAACACGATGGCAACACTCTGAGTATTGAAGAAATCGCAGCCCAAAGCTTCGTTTTCTTCATAGCAGGTTTTGAAACTTCTTCCACTACGATGACGTTTGCTCTGTACGAGTTGTCCAAGCACCCGGAGCTACAAGACAAGGTTCGAGAAGAAGTCAATACAGTTTTGGCCAAACACGAGGGAAAAATCACCTACGACGCCATCCAAGAGATGAAGTATATGGACCAAGTGATCAACGAGACCTTGAGGAAGTACCCTGCGGTACCGCTACTCACGAGAAAGTGCGTGCGCGACTACAAGATCCCCGGTGAAGACCTCATCATCGAGAAAGGTACCACCATCTTAATATCAATCCTGGGGATTCACTACGACAAAGAGTACTACTCCGATCCCGAGAAATTCGACCCGGAAAGGTTCACCGAAGAGAATAAGAACTCGAGGCACCACTACGCACACCTCCCGTTCGGAGAAGGGCCTAGGATGTGCATTG GGATGAGATTCGGTCTGATGCAGTCCAAAATGGGTCTGTCGTCGCTCCTCAAGAATTACAAATTTACGGTGAACAAGAAGACCATAGAGCCACTCAAAATGAAAGTGAAGTCGTTTATACCGACTGCGGAAGGGGAGATTTGGCTGGATgcggaaaaaatataa
- the LOC138129372 gene encoding probable cytochrome P450 6a23 → MFLSCYSFLNNTISIALVLVAVFFGYYKWTYFYWEKRKVPYLRPKIPYGNSVSPFQDEEQVGFKMKQNYEELKSRGLKHGGIFIFLQPIHLIVDLDLVRHVMTTHFNHFSSRGVYYNEEADPLGANLVAISGPKWKNLRKKISPSFSPHKLKTMFSTMLTCEDNLLKNVDSKSGQAVDIRHVAESFTIDVYGSCAFGLDCDSFKSEDSPFRTFGLRSVLVTRFIQLKTMFAMSFPTLARILGLKLIAEDISKFFSDVVTRVVTFREENNVRRNDLLQFLIDLKYDDPTGDKSLTLEEITAQCYVFFVAGFDSTASCMTFALYELSKNPDIQEKLRNEITEVLSKHQNNLTYDAIQDMEYLDQVVNETLRKYPPAPLTVRECTKDCNLPDTNFVVEEGTAVAVPILGIHYDQEYYPNPEEFDPERFNQTNKTLRSRYSFIPFGEGPRYCIGMSFARMQIKAGLVWLLRNYEFGVSGKTEEPVKIKASSFVLAAKETIWLDVQKI, encoded by the exons ATGTTCCTCTCTTGCTACTCCTTTCTGAACAATACGATCAGCATCGCGCTAGTACTTGTCGCTGTCTTCTTCGGATATTACAAATGGACCTACTTCTACTGGGAAAAGCGAAAAGTACCGTACCTACGTCCGAAAATTCCATACGGCAACAGTGTAAGTCCCTTCCAAGATGAAGAACAAGTGGGATTTAAGATGAAGCAAAATTATGAGGAATTGAAGAGCAGAGGTTTGAAACACGGTGGCATCTTCATCTTTCTTCAACCGATTCATCTAATTGTGGACTTGGATTTGGTCAGACACGTGATGACCACACACTTCAACCACTTTTCTAGTCGAGGTGTTTACTACAACGAAGAAGCTGATCCTTTAGGTGCGAATCTTGTCGCAATCAGTGGCCCGAAATGGAAAAATTTGCGGAAGAAAATAAGTCCGTCGTTCAGTCCCCACAAACTGAAGACAATGTTCTCGACGATGCTCACTTGTGAAGATAATTTGCTCAAAAATGTGGACAGTAAAAGTGGACAAGCTGTTGATATAAGGCATGTTGCGGAAAGCTTCACTATTGATGTTTACGGGTCTTGTGCGTTTGGTCTAGATTGCGACTCTTTCAAAAGTGAAGATTCGCCTTTCAGAACCTTCGGACTAAGATCTGTGCTTGTGACAAGATTTATCCAATTGAAGACTATGTTTGCCATGAGTTTCCCCACTCTGGCCAGAATCTTGGGATTGAAGCTAATTGCCGAAGACATATCAAAGTTCTTCAGTGATGTGGTCACAAGAGTAGTTACTTTCAGAGAGGAGAATAATGTGAGACGCAACGACCTCCTACAGTTCTTGATCGACTTGAAGTACGATGACCCAACCGGCGACAAGAGTCTAACTCTTGAAGAAATCACTGCCCAATGCTACGTCTTCTTTGTGGCAGGATTCGACTCCACCGCTTCTTGCATGACTTTTGCATTGTACGAACTCTCGAAAAACCCTGACATACAGGAAAAACTTAGAAATGAGATCACTGAAGTTCTATCCAAACATCAGAACAACTTGACCTACGACGCCATCCAAGACATGGAGTACCTAGACCAGGTGGTCAACGAAACACTTCGCAAGTACCCTCCGGCACCGTTGACTGTAAGGGAGTGTACCAAAGACTGCAATCTTCCAGACACAAATTTCGTTGTTGAGGAAGGTACAGCAGTCGCGGTACCCATTCTTGGAATACATTACGACCAAGAGTACTACCCGAATCCTGAAGAATTCGATCCAGAGCGTTTCAACCAAACGAACAAGACTTTGAGATCTAGGTACTCGTTTATTCCGTTTGGGGAAGGGCCCAGGTACTGCATAG GAATGAGTTTTGCGCGGATGCAAATCAAAGCAGGTCTAGTCTGGCTGTTGCGGAATTATGAATTTGGTGTCAGTGGAAAAACTGAAGAACCTGTGAAGATAAAGGCGAGTTCTTTCGTTTTGGCTGCGAAGGAGACGATCTGGTTGGATGTTCAGAAAATctaa